A single region of the Streptomyces caelestis genome encodes:
- a CDS encoding aspartate aminotransferase family protein encodes MTALSPHLRQATPVVAARGEGVHLYGEDGRRYLDFTAGIGVTSTGHCHPKVVAAAQEQVGTLIHGQYTTVMHQPLRRLVDKLGEVLPAGLDSLFFTNSGSEAVEAALRLARQATGRPNVIVCHGGFHGRTVAAASMTTSGIRFRSGFSPLMSGVVVTPFPTAYRYGWDEETATRFALRELDYTLQTISSPADTAAIIVEPVLGEGGYVPANRAFMEGLRERADRHGVLLIFDEVQTGVGRTGRFWGHDHFGVTPDILVTAKGLASGFPISGIAASEELMAKAWPGSQGGTYGANAVACAAACATLDVVRDEKLVENAEAMGKRLRHGLEAVADRTPGIGDVRGLGLMLATEFVTEDGSPDSETAARVQRAAIDEGLLLLLCGAWNQVVRMIPALVIDEAGVDEGLQAWANAVEAGTSGAAER; translated from the coding sequence ATGACCGCACTGTCGCCGCACCTTCGCCAGGCCACACCCGTGGTGGCGGCCCGGGGCGAGGGCGTCCACCTCTACGGTGAGGACGGCCGCCGCTACCTCGACTTCACCGCCGGCATCGGCGTCACCAGTACCGGGCACTGTCACCCCAAGGTCGTGGCGGCGGCGCAGGAGCAGGTGGGCACGCTGATCCACGGCCAGTACACCACCGTCATGCACCAGCCGCTCCGCCGTCTCGTCGACAAGCTGGGCGAGGTGCTGCCGGCCGGCCTCGACAGCCTGTTCTTCACCAACTCCGGCAGCGAGGCCGTCGAGGCCGCACTGCGGCTCGCCCGCCAGGCCACCGGCAGGCCCAACGTCATCGTCTGTCACGGCGGTTTCCACGGCCGTACCGTCGCCGCCGCATCCATGACCACCTCCGGCATCCGCTTCCGGTCCGGGTTCTCCCCGCTGATGAGCGGCGTGGTCGTCACCCCGTTCCCGACGGCCTACCGGTACGGCTGGGACGAGGAGACCGCCACCCGCTTCGCCCTGCGGGAGCTCGACTACACCCTCCAGACGATCTCGTCGCCCGCCGACACGGCCGCGATCATCGTCGAGCCGGTGCTCGGCGAGGGCGGCTACGTGCCCGCGAACCGCGCCTTCATGGAAGGGCTGCGCGAGCGCGCGGACCGGCACGGCGTCCTGCTGATCTTCGACGAGGTGCAGACCGGCGTCGGCCGCACCGGACGCTTCTGGGGCCACGACCACTTCGGCGTCACGCCCGACATCCTCGTCACGGCCAAGGGCCTGGCCAGCGGCTTCCCCATCTCCGGCATCGCCGCCTCCGAGGAGCTGATGGCCAAGGCATGGCCAGGCTCGCAGGGCGGCACGTACGGCGCCAACGCCGTCGCCTGCGCCGCCGCCTGCGCGACCCTCGACGTCGTACGCGACGAGAAGCTCGTCGAGAACGCCGAGGCGATGGGCAAGCGGCTGCGTCACGGCCTGGAGGCGGTGGCCGACCGGACCCCCGGCATCGGCGACGTCCGCGGTCTCGGACTCATGCTCGCCACCGAGTTCGTCACCGAGGACGGCAGCCCCGACTCCGAGACCGCCGCCCGCGTGCAGCGCGCCGCCATCGACGAGGGCCTGCTCCTGCTGCTGTGCGGCGCCTGGAACCAGGTGGTCCGCATGATCCCGGCGCTCGTCATCGACGAGGCGGGCGTGGACGAGGGTCTCCAGGCCTGGGCGAACGCCGTGGAGGCCGGTACGTCGGGAGCGGCGGAGCGATGA
- a CDS encoding FAD-binding and (Fe-S)-binding domain-containing protein: MTTATRDLAGLTDRIAEIAPGLRVETGPGATGPYAYDASNYRVLPRAVAFPRTADDVVAVLRACREAGVPVTARGGGTSMAGNAVGVGVVLDFSRYMNRILDIDVEARTARVEAGVVLDALRGATALHGLDFGPDPSSHSRCTLGGMIGNDACGNRSVRDGRTSGHVEALEIVTADGVRAVADHSGLRAAEPGDAEAVRRVARLEADLRRLVEDNLALIRTELGRIPRQVSGFQLQHLLPENGFDMARALVGTEGTCAVVTAATVRLVATAQASTLLTLGYADVVEAAEDVPEILRFSPSAVEGMDEAIVATMRARRGPDSVTGLPEGSAWLYVELEGDDQTAVNARAAELLEALKARGRMTGGRVVESPAERRSLWRVREDGAGLAARLVDGGESWPGWEDAAVAPENLAAYLRDFRKLLTIHDLTGVLYGHFGAGCVHVRIDFDPATESGRAVMRRFLTEAAALVVGHGGTLSGEHGDGRARSELLEVMYSHRMITAFAAFKQTFDPDGLLNPGVIVDPAPLDADLALRELPLLDTTFGFPHDEDGFAGAVRRCVGVGRCRSDAGGVMCPSYRATGEENDSTRGRARMLQEMVRGEAVQDGWRSTEVREALDLCLSCKACSSDCPVGVDMATYKAEFLHQHYKGRLRPRSHYSLGWLPRTSALAGYAARPVNALLRGPVGRLLARLGGVTTKRTIPAFASRRTLRRTLRAARTAEPAKAVLFVDSFTRAFRPEVAGAASRVLADAGIPCAPQDGLCCGLTWVSTGQLNVARKIMARTVTALDDGDDRPIIVAEPSCAAALKRDVPELLGTEAAQRVASRVHTFTGALTDLADQDWSPPPLPENVVLQTHCHEYATFKGRRPADLLRRLGVRGVDEAEGCCGLAGNFGFEAEHYDTSMAVAELALKPRIDHLDGRTVVADGFSCATQIDHLADGRDIRALHLAELLDPAADQTGETS, translated from the coding sequence ATGACGACAGCCACCCGCGACCTGGCGGGTCTGACGGACCGCATCGCCGAGATCGCGCCCGGCCTGCGGGTGGAGACCGGTCCGGGGGCGACGGGCCCTTACGCCTACGACGCCTCGAACTACCGTGTGCTGCCGCGGGCTGTGGCTTTCCCGCGCACCGCCGACGACGTGGTCGCGGTGCTGCGGGCCTGCCGGGAGGCGGGCGTCCCGGTCACGGCCCGGGGTGGTGGCACGAGCATGGCGGGCAACGCGGTCGGGGTCGGTGTGGTCCTCGACTTCTCCCGGTACATGAACCGGATCCTGGACATCGACGTCGAGGCGCGTACCGCGCGCGTCGAGGCCGGTGTGGTCCTCGACGCGCTGCGCGGGGCGACCGCGCTGCACGGGCTGGACTTCGGCCCCGACCCCTCCTCGCACAGCCGCTGCACCCTCGGCGGCATGATCGGCAACGACGCGTGCGGCAACCGGTCGGTGCGCGACGGGCGGACCAGCGGCCACGTAGAGGCCCTGGAGATCGTGACGGCGGACGGCGTGCGGGCCGTCGCCGACCACTCCGGGCTGCGTGCCGCAGAGCCGGGCGACGCGGAGGCTGTGCGGCGCGTCGCCCGGCTCGAAGCCGACCTCAGGCGGCTGGTCGAGGACAACCTGGCGCTGATCCGGACCGAGCTGGGCCGCATCCCGCGTCAGGTCTCCGGCTTCCAGCTGCAGCACCTGCTGCCCGAGAACGGCTTCGACATGGCCCGCGCGCTCGTGGGCACCGAAGGCACCTGTGCGGTCGTCACCGCCGCGACGGTCCGCCTGGTGGCGACCGCACAGGCATCCACACTGCTGACGCTCGGCTACGCGGATGTGGTCGAGGCGGCCGAGGACGTGCCGGAGATCCTGCGCTTCTCGCCCAGCGCGGTGGAAGGCATGGACGAGGCGATCGTCGCCACCATGCGCGCCCGCCGCGGCCCGGACTCCGTCACCGGTCTGCCCGAGGGGAGCGCCTGGCTGTACGTCGAGCTCGAAGGCGACGACCAGACCGCGGTCAACGCCCGCGCCGCTGAGCTGCTCGAGGCTCTCAAGGCCCGGGGGCGGATGACCGGCGGCCGGGTCGTCGAGAGCCCGGCCGAGCGGCGTTCGCTGTGGCGGGTACGCGAGGACGGGGCCGGCCTGGCCGCCCGGCTCGTGGACGGCGGGGAGTCCTGGCCCGGCTGGGAGGACGCCGCCGTCGCCCCCGAGAACCTCGCCGCCTACCTGCGCGACTTCCGTAAACTGCTGACCATCCACGACCTGACCGGTGTGCTCTACGGGCACTTCGGCGCGGGATGTGTCCACGTACGCATCGACTTCGACCCGGCCACCGAGTCCGGGCGGGCGGTCATGCGCCGCTTCCTGACCGAGGCGGCCGCGCTGGTCGTCGGGCACGGCGGCACGCTGTCGGGTGAGCACGGTGACGGGCGGGCGCGCAGCGAGCTGCTGGAGGTCATGTACAGCCACCGCATGATCACGGCCTTCGCCGCGTTCAAGCAGACCTTCGACCCCGACGGGCTGCTCAACCCCGGCGTGATCGTCGACCCGGCGCCCTTGGACGCCGACCTCGCGCTGCGGGAACTCCCGCTGCTGGACACGACGTTCGGCTTCCCCCACGACGAGGACGGATTCGCCGGCGCCGTACGCCGCTGTGTCGGTGTGGGCCGTTGCCGCAGTGACGCGGGCGGGGTGATGTGCCCGAGCTACCGGGCCACGGGTGAGGAGAACGACTCCACCCGCGGCCGGGCCCGCATGCTCCAGGAGATGGTGCGCGGCGAGGCCGTCCAGGACGGCTGGCGCTCCACCGAGGTGCGTGAGGCGTTGGATCTGTGTCTGTCGTGCAAGGCCTGCTCCAGTGACTGCCCGGTCGGCGTCGACATGGCCACGTACAAGGCGGAGTTCCTCCACCAGCACTACAAGGGCCGTCTGCGCCCCCGTTCCCACTACTCACTCGGCTGGCTGCCCAGGACCTCCGCCCTGGCCGGATACGCCGCACGGCCGGTCAACGCACTGCTGCGCGGGCCGGTCGGGCGGCTGCTCGCCCGTCTCGGCGGCGTCACGACGAAGCGCACCATCCCCGCCTTCGCCTCGCGCCGCACCCTGCGCAGGACCCTGCGCGCCGCCAGAACCGCCGAGCCGGCGAAGGCCGTGCTCTTCGTCGACAGCTTCACCCGCGCCTTCCGTCCCGAGGTCGCGGGAGCGGCGAGCCGTGTGCTGGCCGACGCCGGTATCCCCTGCGCGCCGCAGGACGGACTGTGCTGCGGGCTGACCTGGGTCAGCACCGGACAGCTGAACGTCGCCCGCAAGATCATGGCCCGCACGGTCACCGCGCTCGACGACGGTGACGACCGGCCGATCATCGTGGCCGAGCCGAGCTGCGCCGCCGCGTTGAAGCGTGACGTCCCCGAACTGCTCGGCACCGAGGCCGCCCAGCGCGTAGCGAGCCGCGTCCACACCTTCACCGGGGCCCTCACCGACCTCGCCGACCAGGACTGGAGCCCGCCGCCGCTGCCCGAGAACGTCGTACTCCAGACCCACTGCCACGAGTACGCCACCTTCAAGGGCCGCCGTCCGGCCGACCTGCTGCGCCGGCTCGGCGTGCGCGGCGTCGACGAGGCCGAGGGCTGCTGCGGACTCGCCGGCAACTTCGGATTCGAGGCAGAGCACTACGACACCTCCATGGCCGTTGCCGAGCTCGCCCTGAAACCCCGCATCGACCACCTCGACGGACGCACCGTCGTGGCCGACGGCTTCAGCTGCGCCACCCAGATCGACCACCTCGCCGACGGCCGGGACATCCGCGCTCTGCACCTCGCGGAACTCCTCGACCCCGCCGCCGATCAAACAGGAGAGACATCATGA